One genomic window of Cannabis sativa cultivar Pink pepper isolate KNU-18-1 chromosome 2, ASM2916894v1, whole genome shotgun sequence includes the following:
- the LOC115719961 gene encoding zinc-finger homeodomain protein 2-like, producing the protein MSSSVIVRYKECRRNHAISVGLQAVDGCREFMTPAAETAEQVVSGGGGDQRGFLCAACGCHRNFHRKEIIKDGAVVHYGSISTTTHHHAPSSSVVPMYVVVQQPVVHPPNNNVFSSYYNHQNHDHGLHGRYNNDHHHMIQHYGSSGANNSSHEDGHGDFEQKPNISFMTGSTKTEPF; encoded by the coding sequence ATGAGTAGTAGTGTGATAGTTAGATACAAAGAATGCAGGCGAAACCATGCCATTTCAGTGGGCCTCCAGGCTGTTGACGGCTGCCGTGAGTTTATGACACCAGCAGCAGAAACAGCTGAGCAAGTAGTAAGCGGAGGCGGCGGAGATCAGAGGGGTTTTCTGTGCGCAGCGTGCGGTTGTCACCGGAACTTTCACCGAAAGGAGATTATTAAGGACGGTGCAGTGGTCCATTATGGGAGTATTAGTACTACTACTCATCATCATGCTCCGTCGAGTTCAGTAGTGCCAATGTACGTAGTGGTTCAACAACCAGTGGTGCACCCGCCTAATAATAATGTCTTCTCCAGCTATTATAATCATCAAAATCATGATCATGGTCTTCATGGTCGTTATAATAATGATCATCATCATATGATACAGCACTATGGATCCTCAGGAGCTAATAATAGTAGTCATGAAGATGGTCATGGAGACTTTGAACAGAAGCCTAACATTTCATTCATGACCGGTAGTACTAAGACTGAACCCTTCTAG